A window of the Dickeya dianthicola NCPPB 453 genome harbors these coding sequences:
- a CDS encoding putative FMN-dependent luciferase-like monooxygenase: MTQKRLGFFTRLLDDVPAGQRYRLAAEQIIKAEQLGFDSAWVAQHHFHADEGGLPSPLVFLAQVAVQTRRIRLGTGVITLPMEQPLRVAEDTAVLDLLSNGRLEVGMGSGGTPSSFAAFGHNSEQRGEILGRYLAQVRAAWAGEPLSADGNQLYPAAPHLNRRVWQATFSVEGAIRAGQAGDGLMLSRTQPRPDGFPDATLADLQNPMIDAYLDALPPGVAPRIMGSRSVFVADDRALALQLAQTGLQRSAARLAQLGRPARNGSVEELIASFDSHVGTPEDVIASLQADSSLARTTELAFQVHSIDPPHAHILRSLELIAAQVAPALGWSPAKPAKDKHTSPTGQEVV, from the coding sequence ATGACTCAAAAACGTCTGGGGTTTTTCACCCGTTTGCTGGATGACGTGCCCGCCGGGCAACGTTACCGGCTGGCCGCCGAGCAGATCATCAAAGCCGAGCAACTGGGCTTCGACAGCGCCTGGGTGGCGCAGCATCACTTTCACGCCGACGAAGGCGGCCTGCCGTCGCCGCTGGTGTTTCTGGCGCAGGTCGCCGTGCAGACCCGGCGCATTCGCCTCGGCACCGGGGTGATCACCCTGCCGATGGAACAACCGCTGCGGGTGGCGGAAGACACCGCGGTACTTGACCTACTCAGTAACGGTCGGCTGGAAGTGGGGATGGGCTCCGGCGGCACGCCGTCGTCGTTCGCCGCCTTCGGCCACAACAGCGAACAGCGCGGCGAGATTCTGGGCCGCTATCTGGCGCAGGTGCGTGCCGCCTGGGCGGGCGAACCGCTGAGCGCGGACGGCAACCAGCTTTACCCGGCTGCGCCGCACCTCAACCGCCGCGTGTGGCAAGCCACCTTCTCGGTGGAGGGCGCCATCCGCGCCGGTCAGGCGGGCGACGGGCTGATGCTGTCCCGCACCCAGCCGCGCCCGGACGGCTTCCCCGACGCCACGCTGGCCGACCTGCAAAACCCGATGATCGACGCCTATCTGGACGCGCTGCCGCCCGGCGTCGCACCGCGCATCATGGGCTCGCGCAGCGTGTTTGTGGCCGACGACCGGGCGCTGGCGCTGCAACTGGCGCAAACCGGTCTGCAACGGTCCGCCGCCCGGCTGGCCCAGTTGGGCCGCCCGGCCCGCAACGGCTCGGTGGAAGAACTGATCGCCTCGTTTGACAGCCATGTCGGCACGCCGGAAGACGTCATCGCCTCGTTGCAGGCCGACAGTTCACTGGCGCGGACTACCGAACTGGCGTTTCAGGTGCATTCCATCGACCCGCCGCACGCCCATATTCTGCGCTCACTGGAGCTAATCGCCGCCCAGGTCGCGCCCGCGCTGGGCTGGTCGCCCGCTAAACCCGCTAAAGATAAACACACCAGCCCGACCGGGCAGGAGGTTGTATGA
- a CDS encoding alkylhydroperoxidase domain protein, translated as MTPSTSDILDTLAEIAPDSPLAQARATRDAATRHTQGSYEALFNHTEDGGLPLALRFFITEKVSGWHQNARLQRFYAQRLADFPAPAPGAALDRALEQAERLAFQPVTAQPESLQALQQAGWAVDDIVTLSQLVAFVSFQSRLLHGYRLLAGHAEDPAPAAPAAIAGRWHTQAQTHSGKTAPDAFTQGELGWEPWVPAKPLAAFTADEQAILARFGHTDSDYFRLLGRNLPVLEQRTLTDKGIFYTSGGLPRKDRELAAAVVSKVNGCIYCASVHARKASQLSKQDDAVQRLLGVPPGGDLAAGQDARWQAIITFAARLSTTPSQTNARDLARLREQGLDTLEILDLIQSAAFFAWANRLMLTLGEPFWPVR; from the coding sequence ATGACACCATCAACATCCGACATTTTGGATACGCTGGCGGAAATCGCCCCGGATTCACCGCTGGCGCAGGCCAGAGCGACGCGCGATGCCGCCACCCGGCATACGCAAGGCAGCTATGAGGCACTGTTCAACCACACTGAGGACGGCGGCCTACCATTGGCGCTGCGCTTTTTCATCACCGAAAAGGTCAGCGGCTGGCATCAGAACGCCCGGTTACAGCGCTTTTACGCCCAACGGCTGGCGGACTTTCCGGCCCCAGCACCCGGCGCGGCGCTGGACCGGGCGCTGGAACAGGCCGAGCGGCTGGCGTTCCAGCCCGTCACCGCCCAACCGGAATCATTGCAGGCGCTGCAACAGGCCGGCTGGGCGGTGGATGATATCGTCACGCTGTCGCAGTTAGTGGCGTTTGTCAGTTTTCAAAGCCGGTTACTGCACGGCTACCGGCTGCTGGCCGGTCACGCCGAAGACCCGGCGCCCGCCGCGCCTGCCGCCATCGCCGGGCGCTGGCACACCCAGGCGCAAACCCACAGCGGCAAAACCGCCCCGGATGCGTTTACGCAGGGCGAACTGGGCTGGGAACCGTGGGTTCCCGCCAAACCGCTGGCGGCATTCACCGCCGACGAACAGGCGATTCTGGCGCGTTTCGGCCACACCGATTCCGACTATTTCCGCCTGCTGGGCCGCAACCTGCCGGTGCTGGAGCAACGCACCCTCACCGACAAGGGGATTTTTTATACCTCCGGCGGCCTGCCGCGCAAAGACCGGGAGCTGGCCGCCGCGGTGGTCAGCAAGGTCAACGGCTGTATTTATTGCGCCTCGGTGCATGCCCGCAAGGCCAGCCAGCTATCGAAACAGGACGACGCGGTACAGCGCCTGCTCGGCGTGCCGCCAGGCGGCGATCTCGCTGCCGGACAGGACGCGCGCTGGCAGGCGATCATCACCTTCGCCGCCCGGCTGTCCACCACGCCGTCGCAGACCAACGCGCGAGATCTGGCGCGCCTGCGCGAACAGGGGCTGGACACGCTGGAAATTCTCGACCTGATTCAGTCCGCCGCGTTCTTCGCCTGGGCCAACCGGCTGATGCTGACGCTGGGCGAACCGTTCTGGCCAGTGCGGTAA
- the glk gene encoding glucokinase has translation MHQYALVGDVGGTNARLALCELANGQLSHSKQYAVQQHDSLEDAMRLFLAEHASLTIKEACIAIACPVTDDWVEMTNHHWAFSIAAMRQNLGFERLEVINDFTAVSMAIPVLTPEDVIQLGGADAVAGKPVAVYGAGTGLGVAHLLPVAGTWLSLPGEGGHVDFASNSEEEDILLQVLRQELGHVSAERVLSGPGLVNIYRAIVKADNRVPEALTPQVVSERALAHSDVDCLRALSLFCVLMGRFGGNLALTLGTFGGVYIAGGIVPRFLEFFRNSGFRSAFEDKGRFRDYLADIPVFMITHPQPGLLGAGAYLRQTLGQTL, from the coding sequence ATGCATCAGTATGCGCTGGTAGGTGATGTCGGTGGAACCAACGCACGTCTTGCCCTGTGCGAACTGGCGAATGGGCAGTTGTCACACAGTAAACAGTACGCGGTTCAGCAGCACGACAGTCTGGAAGACGCTATGCGTCTATTTCTGGCGGAACACGCGAGTCTCACTATCAAAGAAGCCTGTATTGCTATCGCTTGCCCGGTGACCGACGACTGGGTGGAGATGACCAATCATCACTGGGCGTTCTCCATTGCCGCCATGCGGCAAAACCTGGGATTTGAGCGTCTGGAAGTGATCAACGATTTTACCGCCGTCAGCATGGCGATTCCGGTGCTGACGCCGGAGGATGTGATTCAACTGGGCGGCGCCGACGCGGTGGCCGGTAAGCCGGTGGCGGTGTACGGCGCCGGAACCGGGCTCGGCGTGGCGCACCTGTTGCCGGTGGCCGGCACATGGCTGAGCCTGCCGGGTGAGGGCGGTCACGTGGATTTTGCGTCCAACAGCGAAGAAGAGGACATCCTGTTACAGGTGTTGCGTCAGGAATTGGGGCACGTCTCCGCCGAGCGCGTGCTGTCTGGGCCGGGGCTGGTGAATATTTATCGGGCGATCGTCAAAGCGGACAACCGGGTGCCGGAAGCGCTGACCCCGCAGGTGGTGTCTGAGCGGGCGCTGGCGCACAGCGATGTTGACTGCCTGCGTGCGTTGTCGCTGTTCTGCGTGCTGATGGGGCGCTTTGGCGGCAACCTGGCGCTGACGCTCGGCACTTTCGGCGGCGTTTACATCGCCGGCGGCATTGTGCCGCGTTTCCTGGAATTCTTCCGCAACTCTGGTTTTCGCAGCGCCTTTGAAGACAAAGGCCGTTTCCGCGATTACCTCGCCGACATTCCGGTGTTCATGATCACCCACCCGCAACCGGGGTTGTTGGGCGCTGGCGCGTATCTGCGTCAGACACTGGGCCAGACTCTGTAA
- a CDS encoding DUF3861 domain-containing protein, which produces MPYHYRITLENITDNRDDKPQNRALTFDVINHDDILEIIEKVRSKGILPDSEVAAFCTGLKLFGEVMMTYRKEALFQELAPAFRDFMLRLKRGGTA; this is translated from the coding sequence ATGCCTTATCACTATCGTATCACGCTGGAAAATATCACCGATAATCGCGACGACAAGCCGCAAAATCGCGCACTGACGTTTGACGTCATCAATCATGACGATATTCTGGAAATTATTGAGAAAGTCCGGTCAAAGGGGATCTTGCCGGATTCGGAGGTTGCCGCATTCTGCACCGGTCTGAAACTGTTTGGCGAGGTCATGATGACCTACCGCAAAGAGGCTCTGTTTCAGGAATTGGCTCCCGCATTTCGGGACTTTATGCTGCGGCTGAAACGGGGGGGGACGGCTTGA
- a CDS encoding MarR family winged helix-turn-helix transcriptional regulator has protein sequence MRDTLDNQTFELLGELIHSIKQRMQESDALTQTGLAPFQARTLGLIARHPGQSQHFLAQCMGRDKAQIARLLKDLEALGLITRQPSPTDRRAQVVSLTKKGEDTHRRFADARTGLLQRAFADVTPEERRQFVQVLQKMKANLTTSEP, from the coding sequence ATGCGTGACACCCTTGATAACCAGACCTTCGAGTTGCTGGGAGAACTGATCCACAGTATTAAACAGCGTATGCAGGAGAGCGACGCGCTGACGCAAACGGGCCTGGCTCCGTTTCAGGCGCGCACGCTGGGGCTGATCGCCCGTCATCCCGGTCAAAGCCAGCATTTTCTGGCACAGTGCATGGGGCGGGACAAGGCGCAGATTGCCCGCCTGCTGAAAGATCTGGAAGCGCTGGGGCTGATCACCCGCCAGCCCTCGCCGACCGACCGGCGGGCGCAGGTGGTGTCACTGACGAAAAAAGGCGAGGACACGCATCGCCGTTTCGCCGATGCACGCACCGGCCTGTTGCAGCGCGCCTTTGCCGACGTGACGCCGGAAGAACGGCGCCAGTTTGTGCAGGTATTGCAGAAAATGAAGGCCAACCTGACTACATCGGAACCCTGA
- a CDS encoding GNAT family N-acetyltransferase has protein sequence MSAQWEKKDYQVSTDPQQLDLDIIHGYLTTSSWAAGIDRGTVALSVANSLCFGLYHQARQIGFARMVTDFATFGYLCDVFVLPAHQGAGLGRFLVECTVNHPRLQRLRRQLLLTSTAPWLYQKVGYQPVNRQDYAWTFVRQDIYRGDSGGAGAIS, from the coding sequence GTGTCAGCACAATGGGAGAAAAAGGACTATCAGGTTTCGACGGATCCGCAGCAGCTCGATCTGGACATCATCCACGGCTACCTCACCACCTCCAGCTGGGCGGCAGGCATCGACCGGGGAACGGTTGCGCTGTCCGTCGCCAACAGTCTGTGTTTCGGGTTGTATCATCAGGCGCGCCAGATTGGTTTTGCCCGCATGGTGACCGATTTCGCCACCTTCGGGTATCTGTGCGATGTATTTGTACTGCCTGCGCATCAGGGCGCCGGGCTGGGGCGTTTTCTGGTGGAATGCACGGTAAACCACCCGCGATTGCAGCGCCTGCGCCGTCAGTTGCTGCTCACTTCTACCGCGCCGTGGCTGTATCAGAAAGTGGGATACCAGCCCGTCAACCGTCAGGATTACGCCTGGACGTTTGTCCGCCAGGACATCTACCGCGGGGACAGCGGCGGCGCTGGGGCGATATCCTGA
- a CDS encoding LysR family transcriptional regulator, translated as MNISNISLRQLRIFLAVAEHHGFSRAGNMISLTQSAMSHSIGELENELGIRLFDRTTREVLLTQEGAVLSEELRRVLGELETTLSNVQSRGERRRGLVHVATSPTISAGIMPDCITQIVENYPQINLIIHDQVQQQAMQMVLNGDVDFGVIIEPSVPSDLYTETFMEEPFCLVLPENHQIARLKQVTWRDLQNQELVLLDYASGSRPLIDSALIRHGITPHVIQELGHVTTIFRILQSGIGVSVIPQLALSSLECSGLAVRQLWPIENRRLQLVRRRNRSLSTAATAVWTLIQTLCQA; from the coding sequence ATGAATATTTCAAATATATCTTTAAGACAGTTACGTATTTTTTTAGCGGTTGCGGAGCATCATGGCTTCAGTCGCGCAGGCAACATGATTTCCCTGACGCAATCAGCCATGAGTCACAGTATCGGTGAACTGGAAAATGAACTCGGGATCAGATTATTTGATCGCACGACTCGGGAGGTGTTGTTGACGCAAGAGGGGGCCGTGCTGTCGGAAGAACTCCGCCGTGTACTGGGTGAGCTGGAAACCACATTGTCTAATGTCCAGAGCAGAGGAGAACGGCGCCGTGGACTGGTGCATGTGGCGACCAGCCCGACGATTTCGGCAGGAATCATGCCTGATTGCATCACGCAGATTGTCGAGAATTATCCACAGATCAATCTGATAATCCATGATCAGGTACAACAGCAGGCAATGCAGATGGTATTGAACGGCGACGTTGATTTTGGCGTGATTATCGAACCCTCCGTACCGTCAGACCTGTACACGGAGACATTTATGGAGGAACCCTTTTGTCTGGTATTGCCTGAGAACCACCAGATTGCACGTCTAAAACAGGTGACATGGCGTGATCTACAGAATCAAGAACTGGTGCTGCTTGACTATGCCTCAGGTAGCCGCCCTTTAATCGACAGTGCATTAATTCGTCATGGCATCACCCCGCATGTCATTCAGGAACTTGGGCATGTCACCACCATATTTCGCATTTTACAGTCGGGTATCGGGGTTTCGGTCATCCCGCAACTGGCGTTATCTTCCCTTGAATGTTCTGGTCTGGCCGTACGTCAGTTATGGCCAATCGAGAACCGGCGATTGCAGTTGGTGCGCCGTCGTAATCGTTCGCTCTCCACGGCGGCAACCGCAGTATGGACGTTAATTCAAACGCTGTGTCAGGCCTAA
- a CDS encoding MFS transporter, whose protein sequence is MSETITTQKRTDKEILGFNRWWLFVLAFLAMSVISPYEYAWSVIAPHFAKIYGWEPTKISLMFTMFVIFQAFGTLPGGIFRDKFGPKAVSVVAGIFSGIGLLVCAFGQIFSYKVVLIVWCIGCFFCGFTYNVAITTCNKWFPDHRNITIGLISAAFSWGALPFIFPIRSIPEDAPDNIFFNVIFIMAAIIAGVIIITGLLMKDPPKGWSYFSPLATTKNKLAKRPCEKQYSMGEAMHTWQFWVLIASFVLVSASGLTFISNSIKFASAFHFSLTAGTVVTVGMAITSGLSRVVGGWIADKIGIDKTMTLFYILCGLFSLIALFFAEAGSANGFISSCIISIFFWGALYSLFASIVGYYYGEVASGSNYGMLYASAKGLGGIYGGVLSAYLIATYGHPFTIIVSSVMALLSGCILIPLWKHPPVWKETHEILITTH, encoded by the coding sequence ATGAGTGAAACGATAACAACACAGAAGAGAACAGATAAGGAAATATTAGGTTTCAATCGATGGTGGCTTTTTGTATTGGCTTTCCTGGCTATGTCCGTTATTAGTCCTTATGAATATGCCTGGTCGGTCATTGCGCCGCATTTTGCAAAAATTTATGGTTGGGAGCCAACGAAAATATCACTGATGTTTACCATGTTTGTTATTTTCCAGGCGTTCGGCACTCTGCCCGGCGGCATTTTTCGCGACAAGTTCGGGCCGAAAGCAGTCTCTGTCGTCGCCGGTATTTTTTCAGGCATTGGCCTTCTGGTTTGTGCATTTGGGCAGATTTTTTCCTATAAAGTCGTTCTGATTGTCTGGTGTATCGGGTGTTTCTTCTGCGGATTCACCTATAACGTGGCAATTACTACCTGCAACAAGTGGTTCCCTGATCACAGGAACATCACCATAGGACTTATTTCCGCGGCTTTCTCCTGGGGAGCATTACCTTTCATTTTCCCGATCCGAAGTATTCCAGAAGACGCCCCGGATAATATATTTTTTAATGTGATTTTCATCATGGCTGCGATCATCGCCGGAGTCATTATTATTACCGGTCTTTTAATGAAAGACCCACCTAAAGGCTGGAGCTATTTCTCACCGTTGGCGACAACAAAGAACAAATTGGCAAAACGTCCTTGTGAGAAGCAATACAGTATGGGAGAAGCAATGCATACCTGGCAATTCTGGGTGTTAATCGCTTCTTTCGTTTTGGTATCTGCGTCTGGTTTAACGTTTATTTCAAATAGCATCAAGTTTGCATCAGCATTCCATTTTAGTCTGACGGCAGGCACGGTAGTCACCGTTGGAATGGCAATTACGAGCGGTCTTAGCCGGGTTGTCGGCGGCTGGATTGCAGATAAAATTGGCATCGATAAGACCATGACCCTCTTTTATATCTTGTGCGGATTGTTTTCTCTTATCGCGCTGTTTTTTGCTGAAGCGGGCAGCGCAAACGGGTTCATCAGCAGCTGCATTATATCGATCTTCTTCTGGGGGGCATTGTATTCACTGTTTGCTTCAATAGTTGGTTATTACTATGGCGAAGTCGCTTCTGGCTCCAATTACGGCATGCTTTATGCCTCAGCCAAAGGATTAGGCGGTATTTATGGTGGTGTGCTATCCGCCTATTTAATTGCCACCTATGGTCATCCCTTCACCATTATTGTCTCTTCAGTCATGGCGTTACTTTCCGGCTGTATTCTTATTCCACTGTGGAAACATCCTCCCGTCTGGAAAGAAACGCATGAAATACTCATCACAACGCATTAA
- the oxc gene encoding oxalyl-CoA decarboxylase encodes MSSISEINTEINATSENTALIDGFHLFLNALKLNDIDTLFGLPGIPITDLLRMAQAEGMRVISFRHEQHAGNAAAAAGFLSAKPGICMTVSAPGFLNGLTALANATTNCFPMILISGSSEREIVDLQQGDYEEMDQLAIARPLCKAAFRVLRAEDIGVGIARAIRAAVSGRPGGVYLDLPAKLFSQTLPLDAGRKSLIKVVDPAPRQLPAPDAVARALELLKNARKPLILLGKGAAYARADAEIRALVEKTGIPYLPMSMAKGLLPDTHELSAAATRSYVLKEADVVVLIGARLNWLLSHGKGKTWGPENGPKKFIQIDIAPTEIDSNVAIDAPLIGDVSSCVTALLSGIGNDWAKPSTDWTGAIAERRAKNINKMADMLAARPSPMNFHSALSVVKAVVKDNPEAIVVSEGANTLDFGRSIVDMYLPRKRLDVGTWGIMGIGMGFAVAGAVVTGKPVIAIEGDSAFGFSGMEVETICRYHLPVCVVVFNNNGIYKGTDTNASGGDDMAPTVFVKDARYEMMMQAFGGVGVHVATADELHRAMNEAIASGKPTLINAVIDETVGTESGRITNLNPAKAIKK; translated from the coding sequence ATGTCTTCTATTAGCGAAATTAACACCGAAATAAATGCAACATCAGAAAATACCGCATTGATTGACGGATTTCACCTCTTTCTCAATGCGCTCAAACTGAACGATATTGATACCCTCTTCGGCTTGCCAGGCATTCCGATTACCGACCTTTTGCGTATGGCCCAGGCGGAAGGAATGCGTGTTATATCATTCCGTCACGAGCAGCACGCTGGCAATGCGGCGGCGGCGGCTGGCTTCCTCAGCGCCAAACCGGGCATCTGCATGACCGTTTCAGCGCCGGGCTTTCTGAATGGCTTGACCGCGCTCGCCAATGCCACCACTAACTGTTTTCCGATGATCCTGATCAGCGGCTCCAGCGAGCGCGAAATCGTCGATTTACAGCAAGGCGATTACGAAGAGATGGATCAACTGGCCATCGCCAGGCCGCTGTGTAAGGCCGCCTTCCGCGTGTTGCGAGCCGAAGACATCGGCGTGGGTATTGCTCGCGCCATCCGTGCCGCCGTCTCCGGACGCCCCGGCGGGGTCTATCTGGATTTGCCGGCCAAACTGTTCTCACAAACCCTACCGCTGGATGCCGGGCGCAAATCCTTAATCAAGGTTGTAGACCCTGCGCCCCGCCAGCTCCCCGCGCCAGATGCGGTTGCCCGTGCGCTTGAGCTGCTCAAAAACGCCAGAAAACCGCTCATTCTGCTGGGAAAGGGCGCGGCTTACGCCCGTGCCGATGCCGAGATCCGCGCCTTAGTCGAAAAAACCGGCATCCCCTACCTGCCGATGTCGATGGCCAAAGGTTTGCTGCCGGATACGCACGAATTGTCTGCCGCCGCCACACGCTCCTATGTATTGAAAGAGGCGGATGTGGTGGTGCTGATCGGCGCTCGTCTGAACTGGTTGCTCTCACACGGTAAAGGCAAGACCTGGGGGCCGGAAAACGGGCCGAAGAAATTTATCCAGATCGATATCGCGCCGACTGAGATCGACAGCAACGTCGCTATCGATGCGCCGCTTATCGGTGATGTCAGCTCTTGCGTCACCGCCTTGTTGAGCGGCATCGGCAACGACTGGGCCAAACCCTCGACTGACTGGACTGGCGCCATCGCCGAGCGCCGAGCCAAAAACATCAACAAGATGGCCGACATGCTGGCCGCACGCCCATCGCCGATGAACTTCCATAGCGCACTGAGCGTGGTGAAAGCGGTCGTGAAAGATAACCCGGAAGCCATCGTCGTCAGCGAAGGCGCCAACACGCTGGATTTTGGCCGCAGCATCGTGGACATGTACCTGCCGCGCAAACGCCTGGATGTCGGCACCTGGGGAATCATGGGCATCGGCATGGGCTTCGCCGTCGCCGGCGCGGTGGTGACGGGTAAACCGGTCATCGCCATTGAGGGCGATTCCGCCTTCGGTTTCAGCGGTATGGAAGTTGAAACGATCTGCCGCTACCACCTGCCCGTCTGCGTTGTCGTGTTCAACAACAACGGCATCTACAAAGGGACCGACACCAATGCCTCTGGCGGCGACGACATGGCGCCTACCGTGTTCGTCAAAGACGCGCGCTACGAAATGATGATGCAGGCCTTTGGCGGCGTGGGTGTGCATGTCGCCACCGCCGACGAATTGCACCGCGCCATGAATGAGGCCATTGCTTCCGGCAAACCGACGCTTATCAATGCCGTGATTGACGAAACGGTCGGCACCGAGAGTGGCCGCATCACCAACCTGAATCCAGCCAAAGCCATCAAAAAATAA
- the frc gene encoding formyl-CoA transferase has product MNNNKELPLAGVKIIDFTHVQAGPACTQMLAWFGADVVKIERPGSGDITRNQLRDIPDADALYFTMLNSNKRSLTLDTKKPEGKEVLTRLIKESDVMVENFGPGALDRMGFTWEHIQELNPRMILASVKGFSEGHHYEHLRAYENVAQCAGGAASTTGWWKGENAVPTISAAALGDSNTGMHLAIGILTAYIGRQKTGKGQKVACAMQDAVLNLCRVKMRDQLRLDNVGYLEEYPQYPHEPFSDVVPRGGNAGGGGQPGWILKCKGWESDPNAYIYFTVQDLVWTPICDAIERPEWREDPAYTTPKARQPHIMDIFGAIESFILRTGKNKFDAVEYFGKFSIPCAPVMSMKELLHDESLRKSGSIVEVPHKVRGSYWTVGCPIKFSTLKPEITASPLLGEHTDDVLAELGYSTEQIALIHTAKAV; this is encoded by the coding sequence ATGAATAACAACAAAGAGTTGCCGTTGGCCGGCGTCAAAATCATCGACTTCACACACGTGCAGGCCGGCCCGGCATGTACACAGATGCTGGCGTGGTTCGGCGCAGACGTAGTCAAAATCGAACGTCCGGGTTCAGGCGACATCACCCGTAACCAATTACGCGACATCCCGGATGCGGACGCGCTGTATTTCACCATGCTCAACAGCAACAAGCGCTCACTCACCCTGGATACCAAAAAGCCCGAGGGCAAGGAAGTACTGACCAGGCTTATCAAAGAATCTGACGTGATGGTGGAAAACTTCGGCCCCGGCGCGCTGGACCGCATGGGATTTACCTGGGAGCACATCCAGGAACTGAACCCCCGCATGATCCTTGCCTCGGTGAAAGGCTTCAGCGAAGGCCACCACTACGAACACCTGCGAGCCTATGAAAACGTAGCGCAATGCGCAGGTGGGGCGGCTTCAACCACCGGCTGGTGGAAGGGTGAGAATGCCGTACCGACCATTTCGGCCGCCGCGTTAGGCGACAGCAATACCGGTATGCATTTAGCCATCGGTATCCTGACTGCCTATATCGGTCGCCAGAAAACCGGCAAAGGGCAGAAAGTCGCCTGCGCCATGCAGGACGCCGTGCTCAACCTCTGCCGCGTAAAAATGCGCGATCAACTGCGGCTGGACAACGTCGGCTATCTGGAAGAGTACCCGCAATATCCGCATGAACCGTTCTCCGACGTGGTGCCGCGCGGCGGCAATGCCGGCGGCGGCGGCCAGCCCGGCTGGATCCTCAAGTGCAAAGGCTGGGAGAGCGACCCCAATGCTTATATCTACTTTACGGTACAGGACCTGGTCTGGACCCCGATTTGCGATGCGATAGAACGTCCAGAGTGGCGGGAAGATCCGGCCTATACCACCCCGAAGGCGCGCCAGCCGCACATCATGGATATTTTCGGCGCCATTGAAAGTTTCATTCTGAGGACCGGTAAAAACAAATTCGACGCAGTGGAGTATTTCGGTAAGTTCAGCATTCCCTGTGCGCCAGTGATGTCGATGAAGGAGCTGCTGCACGACGAATCGCTGCGTAAAAGCGGCTCCATCGTCGAAGTACCGCACAAAGTGCGCGGAAGCTACTGGACCGTCGGCTGCCCGATCAAGTTCTCGACGCTCAAACCTGAGATTACCGCCTCGCCGCTGCTCGGTGAGCACACCGACGACGTGCTGGCGGAACTGGGCTACTCGACAGAGCAGATTGCGCTCATTCACACAGCCAAAGCCGTTTAA
- a CDS encoding PAS domain-containing protein has translation MALTLQQFLTAMGDAVIICDVAGTITAWNPAAERLFGFTESEALGASLDIIIPERQRQRHWSGYQQTMHSGTTRYGTSLLHVPALTRDGSTISIAFTVTLLPGENGKPASIVAIIRDETTRFNEDRALRKRLAEAEARVQSTPPS, from the coding sequence ATGGCACTCACACTACAGCAGTTCTTAACCGCAATGGGTGACGCCGTGATTATTTGCGATGTCGCCGGAACCATCACCGCCTGGAATCCCGCAGCCGAACGTCTGTTCGGCTTTACCGAGAGCGAGGCGCTGGGCGCCTCGCTCGACATCATCATTCCCGAGCGGCAACGCCAGCGGCACTGGTCCGGCTACCAGCAGACCATGCATAGCGGCACCACCCGATACGGCACCTCGCTGCTGCACGTGCCGGCCCTGACGCGTGACGGCAGCACGATTTCCATCGCCTTCACCGTGACCTTGCTACCCGGGGAGAACGGCAAACCCGCGTCAATCGTCGCCATCATCCGCGATGAAACCACGCGCTTCAACGAGGATCGCGCATTGCGCAAACGTCTGGCTGAAGCTGAGGCCAGGGTGCAATCAACGCCGCCTTCATAA